GCCGATTCCAGAGACGACTCTGCACCCAAGATTTTCAGGTAAGGCAGGTGACCAAGGCGATTGGTCGGAAGAGTGGGGGAAATTTGGAGCGCCGTCTGGGAACTCGGAGGTTCCTCTTCGACGGCCCCCAGCGACGACTCAGCGTCAAAGGTGGCCATAGGGTTGCGATCCTTCTCTGTGACTGCGGCAAGGCGGAAACCCCAACTACGTTGCCCGTGCTCCGACTCGCGGGACGGCCTTTTGCGACCGCAGTCACTTTCCAATTCAATCCTTTAAAGAATTATCGTCCCCCCGTTTTTTGTCAAGTGAGGAACTTTCTTGAACTTTGCCCAGGGGACTACCTCCACGTCTCCCCGCCGATAGGTGCGCGGACGTCCACACAGGCTTGGTTCAACCCGGAGGGGCACGCCTGTCGTGCCCGGCTGCACATATGGAGTGCGGGGCTTTAGCCCCGCTTTCGGCGCGGGACTTCAGTCCCCGCTGAAACGGAATGGACAATCGAACGTTGAAAAGCGGACCCGACAAGCGGGTTCCTCCGAGAAATCATTCGGAGGGGCACGCCTGTCGTGCCCGGTAAAAGCGGAGGGGTCATCAATAGGTGTTCCTCGGACCCGACAAGCGGGTCCCTCCGAAGGCGGACGTGACAAGCACGTCCCTCCGAAAAGACGGACCCGACGAGCGGGTCCCTCCGACGTTGTCCGGCAATCAAAATTCCGCGTTGCCGGGAAATCTTGGGAACGGGATGACATCCCGAATGTTACCCATGCCTGTGACGAATTGGAGGGCCCGTTCCAAACCGAGGCCGAACCCGCTATGGGGAACCGTGCCAAATCGTCGCAGGTCCAGGTACCACCAGTAATTTTCTTTGTTGAGCCCCAGTTCTTCCATCCGCTGTTCGAGGACGTCCAGTCGCTCCTCGCGCTGGCTGCCGCCAATGATTTCACCCACGCGGGGCAGCAGCACGTCCATCGCGCGAACGGTTTTCCCATCATCATTGACGCGCATGTAGAACGGTTTGATCTGCCGGGGATAGTCTATGAGGATCACCGGTCGCCGGAAGTGCTTTTCCGTGAGGTAGCGTTCGTGTTCCGCCTGGAGATCGCGTCCCCATTCGACCGGGAACTCAAAAGTTTCCCCGGACTTCTGGAGGATGTCGATCGCTTCGGTATAGGTGAGGCGGACGAATTCGCTATCGATGATTTCCTGAAGCCGTTGAATCAGGCCGGGTTCCACCCAGCGATCAAAAAATTCCATATCTTCGGCACACTGTTCCAGCACATCGCGAAAAATGCGCTTGAGAAACCTTTCCGCCAGATCCATGTTGTCGGAAAGCTCGAAGAATGCGGCTTCCGGCTCGACCATCCAGAATTCGGCAAGGTGCCGGGTCGTGTTGGAGTTTTCTGCCCGGAAGGTCGGCCCAAACGTGTAGACCTTACCCAGTGCGCAGGCGTACGCCTCGGCTTCCAGTTGGCCGCTGACCGTCAAATAGGTGGGTTTGCCGAAGAAGTCTTGGCTGGGATTGCGTGGCTCTTTGGAGAGGGGGTCCAGAGTCGTTACGCGGAACATGGCCCCCGCCCCTTCGCAGTCGGAAGCTGTGATAATTGGCGTGTGAATGTAAAGGAAACCCTCCTCCTGAAAGAAACGATGGATGGAAAAGCTCATCGCGCTGCGGACCCTTGCCACGGCGCCGAAGGAATTCGTGCGGGGACGTAAATGCGCGATGGTTCGCAGAAATTCGTAGGAATGTCGTTTTTTCTGAAGGGGATATTTTTCCGGATCGGCCCAGCCGTACACGAAGATACGGCTGGCCAGCACCTCGGTGGCCTGTTCTCGACCGGGCGATGCCTGGACCACACCCTCCACAGCGATGCTGCAGCCGGTGGTCAGGCGTTTGACCTCGCTTTCGTAATTGAGAAGGCGATTGTCCGCGATGATCTGAATATTGCCCAGGCAGGAGCCGTCATTCAGTTCCAGGAAGCTGAATCCGCCTTTGGAGTCCCTTCGAGTGCGGACCCATCCCTGGAGGAGGACCTCTTTTCCGATTGCCTCTGGACGCCGTGCCTGAGCGACAGAAATTTTTTCCGCCATGATCGCGCCTCCGTGAATGTTTTGCTCGGCCCGATGGATCGGGTGATGCCACCGGACGCCCTCCGTTTATCAACTGCCTGGACACCGCCGGCTCCGCCCCGCCGTCCCCGAGACCAGGCGTCGCGAGTACTTTTTGCCCTATTCCCCGCACGAGCGACTCAACTCTCCTGCCCTGCCAGCCACCGCTCCGCATCG
This is a stretch of genomic DNA from Thermogutta terrifontis. It encodes these proteins:
- the asnS gene encoding asparagine--tRNA ligase, translating into MAEKISVAQARRPEAIGKEVLLQGWVRTRRDSKGGFSFLELNDGSCLGNIQIIADNRLLNYESEVKRLTTGCSIAVEGVVQASPGREQATEVLASRIFVYGWADPEKYPLQKKRHSYEFLRTIAHLRPRTNSFGAVARVRSAMSFSIHRFFQEEGFLYIHTPIITASDCEGAGAMFRVTTLDPLSKEPRNPSQDFFGKPTYLTVSGQLEAEAYACALGKVYTFGPTFRAENSNTTRHLAEFWMVEPEAAFFELSDNMDLAERFLKRIFRDVLEQCAEDMEFFDRWVEPGLIQRLQEIIDSEFVRLTYTEAIDILQKSGETFEFPVEWGRDLQAEHERYLTEKHFRRPVILIDYPRQIKPFYMRVNDDGKTVRAMDVLLPRVGEIIGGSQREERLDVLEQRMEELGLNKENYWWYLDLRRFGTVPHSGFGLGLERALQFVTGMGNIRDVIPFPRFPGNAEF